The DNA window TCTGGACGACCGATCGCTTTTTTCGAGTTCGTCGGGTGGCCGGAGCGCTTCTGGTGCCGTACCTCGCGTGGGTGACCTATGCCTGGGCGTTGAACGTGGGGATTTGGCTCCTCAACTAAGGACAGGGGGCGAAGCGCCGGCCAGTCACTCTCGTCGTTCGGCGACGGTGGTCTCGGGGGCAGGAGGCTCCTCTCTTTCTGTCTGGGATTCTTGCTTCATTCGCGCCTCCAACGCCCGGAGTTGGCCCGCAAACAGAAGCCCGTGAACGGGCCGGACGGCATTCCAATAGAGGGCGCCCATGAGGCCTTTCGGCTCGAAGAAAACGGTTTGCGTGACCTGCGTGCGGGCGTGTTCGTCTGAGGCCGGCGTTACGTCAAACTGCAGCCAGGCGCGGCCGGGCATTTGCATTTCCGCCCGAAGACGCAGCAGGCGCCCCGGTTCGAGTGCTTCCACGCGCCAAAAGTCCACCGCATCGCCCACGCGAAGGCGGGTCTCGTGCCGGCGGCCCTTCCGGAAGCCGACACCGCCCATTAACTGATCGATCCAGCCCCGTAGGTGCCAGAGGGCATCCCCGTAAAGCCATCCGGTCTCTCCACCCAGACGACGGATTGTATCGAAGGCCGTTTCGGGGGGGACGTCCACGGCCGTAGTGCGCACTTCTCGGTAGAGCCCCTCCGTCGTATCGAGGGTTGTTGTGCGGCTGGGGGAGCGGGGGGTGGACGAAACAGCACTATTCCAGACGGTGGGCAACTCATCGGACTCGACACGACGCAGGGCGAGACGCACGGCTGCCTCAAAGGCCATCGGTTCCACGCTGGGGAAAAGCCGACGGGCCTCTTCGGGATCGTCGACGACGACCTCGTTGTCCAGGCCCTCAATAAGGGGACGGGCAATACTGTTTGGGACTGGCGTCACGAGCCCGACCCAGTGGGACGAAAGCCGGGGGGTTAGAAAGGGGACGTTCACGATCCAACGCCGCAAGCCACGAACGGCAGCGTAGATCTGAAACATGTCTCGGTAGGTGAGGACATCGCGTCCCCCGATCTCAACAATTTCTCCAGCACTCTCCGGTTGGTCGAGGGCAGCAATCAGGTATTGCAGTACATTTCGGATCGCAATGGGCTGAGTAGGCGTGTGCACCCACTTTGGGCAGATCATGAGGGGCACCCGCTCGGTGAGGTAGCGCACCAGTTCGAACGAGAGACTTCCGGATCCCACGATCTGAGCGGCACGAAACTCGGTTACGGGGATCGGGCCGTCCCGAAGCACGTCTCCCGTTTCGATGCGGCTCTGCAGATGCTTCGACTGGCGAGATCCCTTTGGACGCATGCCGCCCAGGTAAATCAAGCGGTCCACGCCCGCGTCTTCCGCAGCGGTACGGATATTTGTGGCTGCCCGTCGGTCTCGCTCCGCAAACGTGTCTTCCCCTGAGCCGAGCGAGTGGATGAGATAGTAGACGACACTCACATTTTGCATGGCAGGGGGCACCGTTTCGGCCTGCAGGGCGTCCCCCTCAACAACCTCCACGTCGGTGCCCCAGGGCTGAGCGCGAAGGCGGTCGGCATTTCGCACGAAGCAGCGCACGGTGTATCCTTCACGCAGGAGGCAGGGCACGAGACGTCCCCCCACGTATCCGGTGGCGCCGGTGACGAGCACAGTGGTAGGAGAAGACTGAGCCATGCCGAAGAAAGCCTAGGTTCAAGGACAACATACTTTAAGTACGAATCAGAACGGCATTGGGTTGCTTTGGCAGGGCAGGGGCCACCGCTCGAATCGATCGGCGCCGAGCGTCCATTACGAGAATATTCCATCGGACTGAAAACTACGACTGGGCTTCGGTCATCTCATCTCACCCACTCATACTCTCCGAAATGTGGGTGAAGAGAGTGGAGCTATCCGTCCAGGCAGAAGCGGAGACAATTGTTGCCGCAGTGCGGTACTATTTCCTGCTGCATCAGCAACAGAGGAATCTTTGTGCACGGATGGAAGGGTTCTCGACACTACCTTTATAGAAACACCTTTCGAAATCATGGCTGAAGTTGAAGACACCCAAACCTGGCCCGAGTTGGCAATTAGCCTCTATGACAAGCTCACGGGCCGGGGGGCCGAAATTACCTATGAGTTCGAGGACTTTGAGCTCTTTGTCCCAAGCAGGGCCGGAGAGGATCCGGAGTACGCTCACTGGAAGATGGACGGCACTCTCAAAATCCGAACCAAGGAAAACGGGACCGGATAAGTTGGCCCTGTTGGTTTCTGCGTTCTTGTGCAGTTCGGCGAGGTGCCCGGCGCCTGGGCCCTCGCTAGAACTGTGCTGGAGATCCACCCCCGCCTCTCGATTTTTAGCTCTCTGGCGTTATGGCCCAGCCCCTCGAAGTTCTTGCAGATCTACAGCTTGCCGTTGACGGGAAGGACGTTGACATTCAGTCCGATGGTAATCACATCGTTGTCGACGTGCCCAGTCTTCAGGTTGGGCGCCGCCTTATGTCTAGCGGCCCCCTCTCCCGGGGAGGAGCCCGCACGTCCCGGCGTATTCACAAAGCCCTCAGTGTGACTGGGCTTTCGGCCGAGATTCGACTGAACGGAACTCCGTTTGCGCGGCTCGGACGCGGGGCACATCCCGGTCGCCTGGAACGTCTCTTCGGGCTTCCGGGGGTGGAGCTTTCCCCAACAGAGCCCGTTCGGGCAGCAGCGCGTCGCCGTCCGTTGGTCACAGCTGCTGTTCTTCTTGGCCTCGTGCTGTTGATCGGACGTCTCGTGGTTCGGTACGTCCGGTCGTAACGATTTCAGGGGGGAAGGCAACGCAGTTGAGGGGGACGTTTTCGACCATTCTGCTTCGGTCTGCCGTGTAGTCAGGTACGGCCGTTTGGCGTTGTATGTCTCACTACTTGACTGCGTGTCATGGGCGATCAGTCTGGGGTTCGGGTTCTCTTCCTTGTTTTGTACATAGCCGTGCTGGCGGGGTGTGGAG is part of the Salinibacter sp. 10B genome and encodes:
- a CDS encoding SDR family oxidoreductase, translating into MAQSSPTTVLVTGATGYVGGRLVPCLLREGYTVRCFVRNADRLRAQPWGTDVEVVEGDALQAETVPPAMQNVSVVYYLIHSLGSGEDTFAERDRRAATNIRTAAEDAGVDRLIYLGGMRPKGSRQSKHLQSRIETGDVLRDGPIPVTEFRAAQIVGSGSLSFELVRYLTERVPLMICPKWVHTPTQPIAIRNVLQYLIAALDQPESAGEIVEIGGRDVLTYRDMFQIYAAVRGLRRWIVNVPFLTPRLSSHWVGLVTPVPNSIARPLIEGLDNEVVVDDPEEARRLFPSVEPMAFEAAVRLALRRVESDELPTVWNSAVSSTPRSPSRTTTLDTTEGLYREVRTTAVDVPPETAFDTIRRLGGETGWLYGDALWHLRGWIDQLMGGVGFRKGRRHETRLRVGDAVDFWRVEALEPGRLLRLRAEMQMPGRAWLQFDVTPASDEHARTQVTQTVFFEPKGLMGALYWNAVRPVHGLLFAGQLRALEARMKQESQTEREEPPAPETTVAERRE